In Citrus sinensis cultivar Valencia sweet orange chromosome 3, DVS_A1.0, whole genome shotgun sequence, the sequence ataataataataattatcattaatgacatttaaaataataataaatttttgataaattaaaataataaaattaattgtgatttgaatgagggtaatttagaaaatatgaaaaaattagaggaatacaaaagtaaacatatatttcattcacattccCAACCCCCGGGAATGAGATTCCCATTccttattcccaaattgtgtgggacccacacattttattctcattcccaaattacattttgccaagtaaatatatgtttcatttttattccttcattctcattcctcattccatgaagtaaacacaccattaaaGTAAAACATGACTATGAGGGCAATAATTCGAGTCCTCATAGACTCAAACTCccttaattaaacataattatatggagattatttgtaaaatttttctccCTTACGAAATACAAGTGGAGTGGAGACACTCCTCCTCCGTGAGGGTTATTTGTCTGGGCACttacttcatagaatttaaaatgtaataatataagtctcaGTTTGTAtatctaattgtaaatatcagtgtaataatCTGCTGTTATaacagttgtaaatatctgtgtaatacaGTAACATGATGCttaatcagttaaaaaaaactaaattgaaaaaattatattcaaattcaatttcttttaccactagaataaaagtatataaattaaatttagcgAGAATTACAGTGAAAACATATTTCATGTGGCAAAGATTATAACAAGCTTAAGacgtataaataaaaatgaatttaaaagactATATTTCTCCCCAATGgcataaaatgttttaaaagtaaatttagtaaaacatACTGCTTactatgaaaatgaatttatatttttcatatttttaaataatttaattttttttggttgtgatataaattaacttaatttcaaaaaaatatagatataaatttaagattgaacatattttataatacttgCACATCATTTAGTAGACAAATCATGTACCCATATAGTGAGTGCAATGttactcaaataatttaatttaatttagaaatataacTGTCatgcttaaattatataactataagtataacataatacaacattattcaatattagttgcattcaaattgtaattatcCATGTTATGTACCattatgaatttgattaatgtttaacaaaaaaattattatagcaaaaaggattaaataaaataattaatctcacTTAAGAtagtatgaattaatttgcacAAGAGATTGattatgagttttatttaaaaatatcaaatattagatgctttatatttttgtaatatatgaatatttgtTTTAGAGGGTATACATAAAACATACTAATATTGGCcactaataataacaacaacaacatttgaGGGGTAATTACGATGTTTggaatgataattatttgatagttgGATAAATATTGTCCTCATTTTAGTAGGTAGGGATTTAAGTCCTTGAATGTGAATCGTGAGATCCTGGAATTGATTTCTTCTAAATATCTGGAAATAAATCGATTTCGTTATATGTTTAGATACTCGGATTCTAATGTAATtaaaagttgataaaattattttgatagttttgtaagcaaaatatcattatatttattacataatattaaaaatagtgcaattaataaattaaattttttaattaatatataattatttccatttattatatttaaatagtattcTCATTAGTACAtaagttacattttttaaggcaaaatatcattaaatttataatgtaatattaagaaaaataatataattatttttatttaaatatattagtccaattaattttatttaattatgtttcttttaggatataagttaaatatattaactatattttccatgaatcaaaagaaaaaggaagtatTTTTTTGGTGTAAAGTTGAGGGGGTCTTTgataatttactagttttgaaTTGATTATCTTAATATTTCCTAAAATGAGGGAGTTCTATGATAGTTTCTTTTAACATTTGCCGCTTTAAGCGATTAAAAGGAGCGAATCGGTGGCCGGTTACATCcgcattattaaaaaaataataaaggcaGCTGCATGACATGCAGCACTGCATTACAGCCCGAccctatattatatatataaatatatagtcCCATCCTATCACTGTGACTgcataaagtaaaaggatgtAACATCTCTTCTGGCTGCAAAAAACGAGCCATTTTCTAGCCCACTTTCCCACCTCTGCCTTCCAACTTTCTGAGAATCCAAACACCAGGTAGAGTATTTGGAGCAACACCCAGAATATAAGAAGGGAAAACGAGAGTAgttttgtgaaaaatttttgttgataaaaaaTAGAGAGGATGGGCGAGAAGGATGACGGATTGGGTTTGAGTCTAAGCTTGGGATGTGCTGCAAGAAATGAACCTTCTTTGAGGTTGAATCACATGCCTTTGTCTTCTTCACAATCCATGcaaaatcatcataaaagaAGCCCTTGGACTGAGCTGTTCCATTCGTCCGGTATGTTTGTTTgctaatttcttctttaattatcTTAAAAACAATCAGTAGTTTTTATCTTCTaagcccccccccccaacaaaaaaaaaattacgctCAGTCTCAGATCTGTAATATTCTTAAACATCTAAATAGATCTTCTTTTCAGTTCCCTTTTCCGAAAATATCTTTTGGCTTTGTGTAACAAGCTAAATTTATCGCCTTTGCATTGGCTTGATTCTGACCCCAAAATGGCCTTATTAGTGTTGTTGATAATCACAAAATCGCCATCTAATTATGCTTTACAGATCGAAACTCAGATACAAGATCATTCCTTAGAGGAATAGATGTGAATCAGGCACCAACAGTGGCAGATTGCGAGGAAGAAAATGGGGTTTCATCACCAAACAGCACTGTTTCTAGCATAAGTGGAAAGAGGAGTGAGAGAGAGCCCATTGGAGATGAGACTGAGGCTGAAAGAGCGTCTTGCTCTCGCGGCAGTGACGACGAAGACGGTGGCGCTGGTGATGCATCAAGAAAGAAGCTGAGATTGTCGAAAGAACAGTCTTTGTTGCTTGAAGAGACCTTCAAAGAGCATAGCACTCTCAATCCTGTGAGCGGCATTTGTTACTTccttgttattttatttgctaGTGAATaagggttttcttttattcatttttcttatggGAATGTGAACTGATGTTGCTTACCGTGT encodes:
- the LOC102607474 gene encoding homeobox-leucine zipper protein ATHB-4 is translated as MGEKDDGLGLSLSLGCAARNEPSLRLNHMPLSSSQSMQNHHKRSPWTELFHSSDRNSDTRSFLRGIDVNQAPTVADCEEENGVSSPNSTVSSISGKRSEREPIGDETEAERASCSRGSDDEDGGAGDASRKKLRLSKEQSLLLEETFKEHSTLNPKQKLALAKQLNLRPRQVEVWFQNRRARTKLKQTEVDCEYLKRCCENLTEENRRLQKEVQELRSLKLSPQLYMNMNPPTTLTMCPSCERVAVSSSSSSSSAAANGTTRLPIGPNHQRLTPVSPWAALPIHHRS